CGACAAGGTGTATGCGCTGGCGAGCTACGTCACGGTGAACATCTCCTCCCCGAACACCAAGAACCTGCGCCAGCTGCAGGGCGAATCCGAGCTCGACGACCTGCTCGGCCGCCTCAAGGCGGCACAGACCCGCCTGGCCGACAGCCACGGCCGCTACGTGCCGCTGACGCTGAAGATCGCCCCCGACCTCGACGACGCGCAGGTGGTGAACATCGCCGATGCGCTGCGCCGCCACCGCATCGACGGCGTGATCGCCACCAACACCACGATCGCCCGCGACAAGGTCCAGGGCATCCGCCACGGCAACGAGCAGGGCGGGCTGTCGGGCGCACCGGTGTTCGAGGCCTCCACCGCCGTCGTGCGCCGCCTCGCCAGTGCGCTCGCCGGCGAGTTGCCGATCATCGCCGCCGGCGGCGTGCTCGATGGCACGCAGGCACGCGCCAAGCTCGATGCCGGTGCAGCGCTGGTGCAGCTCTACAGCGGCCTCATCTACCGCGGTCCGGGGCTGGTGCGTGAATGCGTGCGCGCGACGGCTTGAGCGCCGCGCCTTCGCACCTGCGGCCGTGACCCGCGGCGCCCGACCCTGCCCGGCGGTGCATGCCGCCATCCTTCCGCGTCGGTACAATTGCCTGTCCGCAAGCTCCCCCCGACCGCACCAGGAGACACCCCGATGATTCAACGCCGTCAGTTCATGCTGTCTGCCGCCGCGCTCGCGGTCGCCGCCACCCTGCCGCTCACTGCCGCCGCCGAAGCGCCGGCGAAGATCGGCTTCGTCTACGTCAGCCCGATCGGCGACGCCGGCTGGACCTACCAGCACGACGAAGGCCGCAAGGTGCTGGAGAAGGCGCTCGGCAGCAAGATCGAGACGCGCTACGTCGAGAGCGTGGCCGAGGGCGCCGACGCCGAGCGCGTGATCCGCGAGTTCGCCGCCAGCGGCAGCACGATCGTGTTCGCCACCAGCTTCGGCTACATGAACTACGTCGAGCGCGTGGCCCGCCAGTTCCCCAAGGTCACCTTCCTGCACGCCACCGGCTACAAGTCGGCGAAGAACTTCGCGCCCTACAACGCGCGCTTCTACGAGGGCCGTTACCTCAACGGCGTGATCGCGGGCAAGATGACCAAGTCCAACGTACTCGGCTACGTCGGCGCCTTCCCGATCCCCGAGGTGCTGCAGGGCATCAACGCATTCACGATGGGGGCGCGCAGCGTCAACCCGAACGTCGAGGTGCGGGTGATCTGGGCCAACAGCTGGTACGACCCGGGCAAGGAGCGCGAGGCGGCGATGACGCTGATCTCGCAGGGGGCGGACATGCTCACCCACCACACCGACTCCACGGCCACCGTGCAGGCCGCCGAGGAAAAGGGCGTGCATGCCTTCGCCTACCACTCCGACATGGCCAAGTACGGCCCCAAGGCGCAGCTCACGGCGACCACCCACCACTGGGGCGAGTTCTACACCCGCACCGTCCAGGCGGTGCTCGACGGCAGCTGGAAGCCGGAAGGCGTCTGGGGCGGGATGAAGGACGGCATGATCAAGCTCGCCCCGCTCAACCCGGCGATCCCGGCGGACGTGCAGGCCCTGGTGCGCGACATCGAGGCGAAGATCACCGCCGGCAGCTTCCACCCTTTCACCGGCCCGGTCGTGGACCAGGGCGGCAAGGAGCGCCTCGCCGCCGGCGCGGTGATGGACGACGCTGCCCTGGGCAAGATGGACTACTTCGTGCAAGGCGTGTCCTCGCGCCTGCCCAACGCCAGGTAGGCAGGGACCTCCACCCGCCCCCCGGAACGGCCCCGCACAGGGGCCGTTGCTTCATCGGCGGTCGGCGCCCGCCTCGTCGTCCGCCGGCTGCCCATTGCGCAGGCAGGCGGCGAGCGCGGTGGCGATGCCATCGGCCATGCGCGCCTGGCGTGCCGCATCGCGCAGCAGCACTTCCTCGTCGCGGTTCTTGATGATGCCGGCCTCGAACAGCAGCGCCGGCATGCGCGCATGGCGCAGCACGGCGAGGCCGTCGTAGTAATGGACCGCGTGCTCGCGGTCGGCATAGGCGCGCCGGCGCCCGTTCTTGTGCGTCGGCTCGAAACCGAGACGCTGCAGCCGGGCGCCGATCACCCGACCGCACAGGATGCTGCGCGCGGTGTCCGGGTTGTCGCGCGACACGAACAGCGAATGCCCGGCGAAGTCGTCGTTGTAGTCGAGCGCCTGGCCGTTCCAATCCCAGGGGCGCAGTTCTTGGGCATTGACCGAATCGTGGTGGATGGACAGCAGGAAGCTCGCCCCCGTCGCCGCCTGCGGCCGTGCGTGCAGGCTTTCGATGCGCCCGTCAGCGTTGATCAGCTCGACCCGGAATCCACGCGCGCGCAGCGCCGCCACCATGCGCCCGGCAAACTCGCGATTGAACTCGAATTCGGAGCGCCCCCGCGCACTGGTCGCCCCCGGCGCCGCGAGCGTGTGTCCGACATCGACGGCAACCCAGCCCGGCGCTCCCGCCGCCGGACCGCCATCGGCCCCGGCGGCAGTGGCGACCAGTCCGATCATCGGTATGGTGAGACGACATCCGCCGCGCACGAGCGCGCATGCGAACCGGCGCAGGAAGGGATGCGGCTGTCGGCCGAAAAATCGTCTTGCCATGGCCCGGATGCTAACCGACACCCGCGCACCGGGCCGGGTTCACGGCATCCCTGCCAGCAATGGACCGTTTTCCTCTTGATTCAAATCATGGAGACGGCAGGGGGGCGCCGGGAGAATGCGAGCACCATCGGCACAGCCGTGGAAGCAGTAACCCCTGAACCACCCGGGCAACCTGACACCTTTTCGGACAAAACGAGACAAGCGATGAGGAGTACTCCATGAGCGGTATCTTCACAAAATCAATGGCGCGGAACATCTTCTACGGGGGAACGGTGTTCTTCTTCCTCCTGTTCCTGGCGCTCACCTTCGACACCGAACGCGAACTCCCGAATCGCGACAACCGCGCCGCAATCACCCCCCAAGTCGCGGCCGGCAAGCACATCTGGGAAACGCGCAACTGCCTCGGCTGCCACACCCTGCTCGGCGAAGGCGCCTACTTCGCGCCCGAACTCGGCAACGTCTACACCCGCCGCGGCCCTGACTTCATCAAGGCCTGGATGCAGGCGCAACCCACCGGAGCCCCGGGTCGTCGTCAGATGCCCCAGTTCCACCTGACCGATGAAGAGCTCGACCAGCTCGTGGCGTTCTTCAAGTACACGGCGGAAATCAACACCGCCAACTGGCCGCCGAACATCGAAGGTTGATCGGAAACCTGGAGACCACAAGGGGATCTTTCATGCAATACAAATCACAAGCGGTCGCCATGCCCTACTTCATCGCGGCGATCGGGCTTTTCGTGGGGCAAATCATCTTCGGTCTGATCATGGGCCTGCAGTACGTGGTCGGCGATTTCCTGTTCCCGGAAATCCCCTTCAACGTGGCGCGCATGGTCCACACCAACCTGCTCATCGTGTGGCTGCTGTTCGGCTTCATGGGAGCGGCGTACTACCTCGTGCCTGAAGAGACCGAGACCGAGCTGTTCAGCCCGAAGCTGGGCCTGGCCATGTTCTGGATCTTCCTCGTCGCCGGCGCTGCCACCATCCTCGGCTACCTGCTCGTGCCGTACAGCACGCTGGCGTCGATGACCGGCAACGACATCCTCGCGACCATGGGCCGGGAGTTCCTCGAGCAGCCGCTGCTGACCAAGATCGGCATCGTGATCGTGGCGCTCGCCTTCCTGTTCAACATCACGATGACCGTGCTGAAGGGTCGCAAGACCGTCATCAGCATCGTGCTGCTGATGGGTCTGTGGGGCCTGGCGATCTTCTTCCTGTTCTCCTTCTACAACCCGGTCAACCTCGTCCGCGACAAGTTCTACTGGTGGTGGGTGGTGCACCTTTGGGTGGAAGGCGTGTGGGAACTGATCATGGCCGCGCTGCTCGCCTTCGTGCTGATCAAGGTCACCGGCGTCGACCGTGAAGTGATCGAGAAGTGGCTGTACGTGATCATCACCCTGGCCCTGGTCACCGGCATCATCGGTACCGGCCACCACTACTTCTGGATCGGTACGCCGGAGTACTGGCAGTGGTGGGGTTCGATCTTCTCCGCACTGGAGCCGATCCCCTTCTTCGCCATGACCGTGTTCGCCTTCAACATGGTGAACCGTCGCCGCCGCGAACATCCGAACCGCGCTGCCGTGCTGTGGGCGCTGGGTACCGGTGTGATGGCCTTCCTGGGCGCCGGCGTGTGGGGCTTCCTGCACACCCTGGCTCCGGTGAACTACTACACCCACGGTTCGCAGATCACCGCGGCGCACGGCCACATGGCCTTCTACGGTGCCTACGTGATGGTGGTGCTGACGGTGATCAGCTACGCGATGCCGATCCTGCGCGGTCGTGCCGCCAACGGCACCAAGGCCCAGGTCGTCGAAATGTGGGCGTTCTGGCTGATGACGATCGCGATGGTCTTCATCACCCTGTTCCTCACCGCCGCCGGCATCCTCCAGGTCTGGCTGCAGCGCGTGTCCGACACCCCGATGTCCTTCATGGCGACCCAGGACCAGCTCACGCTGTTCTACTGGATGCGTGAATGGGCGGGCGTGGTGTTCTTCATCGGCCTGCTGACCTACCTCGCCAGCTTCTTCATCAAGGGCGAAGCGAAGGACGTCAAGGCCTGATATCTAGCAGGTGTTCAAGTAGCAACTCCTGGGCGATCCAGGGGAAGGGGTTGGGGCGGCGATAGCCGCCCCTTTTTTTTGCCCGTGCGCCGGCACCCCCCCCGCACACGGGTTTTGTGGCCGATCGGCGCGGCGAGTCGCCGACGGGCCGCTAGAATGTGGGGCCACCGCGGCGCAAGCGCGCCGCATCCTTACGATCGCCCCGAGTACGCCGTGCCTCCGTTCGACACCCTGCCCGCCGCAACAGCCTCCCGCTCGGCCACCCGCCCCGCCTTCCGCATCGCCATCAACGGCTACGGCCGCATCGGGCGCTGCTATCTGCGCGCACTGCACGAGGCCGGACTCGGTGGCCAGTTCCGCGTCGTCGCGATCAACGAGCCGGCCGACCTCGCCAGCATCGCCTACCTGACCCGCTTCGATTCCACTCACGGCCGCTTCCCCGACGCGGTCGACTGCACCGAGGACACGCTGATCGTTGCCGGGCAATCGATCGTCGTCAGCCACGCCCATACCCCCGAGGAGGTGGACTGGGCGGCGCTGGAGATCGACCTCCTCGTCGAGTGCTCCGGTCAGTACGGCGGCCGCAGCGAGCTCAAGCGCTTCCTCGACGCCGGCTGTCCCCGCCTGCTGCTTTCGCATCCCGGCAACGGCGCCGAAGACGTGGACGCGACCGTGGTCTTCGGCATCAACCATGGCGAGCTCGACGGTCGCGAAGGCCTGGTGTCCAACGCCTCGTGCACCACCAACGCCGTGGTGCCGGTGCTCGACCTGCTGCACCGGGCGATCGGCATCGAGCAGGCCCTGCTCACCACGCTGCACTCGGCGATGAACGACCAGCCGCTGATCGACGGCTACCACCACACCGACCTGCGCCGCACGCGCTCGGCGATGCAGTCCATCATCCCGGTGTCGACCGGACTCGCCCGCGGCGTCGAACGCCTGCTGCCCCAGCTGGCCGGGCGCGTGAAGGCCAAGGCGATCCGCGTGCCCACCCACAACGTGTCGGCGATCGACATGGTGCTCACGCTCGCCCGCGACATCGAACCGGGCGAGGTGAACCGCCTGCTGCGCGAGGCCGCCGGCGGTTGCTATCGCGGCCTGATCGCCTACTCGGACGAGGCCCACGCCTCCATCGACTTCAACCACGACCCGCATTCGGCCATCGTCGACGGCGGCCAGACGCACAGCATCGGGCCGCGCATGGTCAACCTGATGGTGTGGTTCGACAACGAATGGGGCTTCGCCAGCCGCATGGTCGACGTCACCCGCCACTGGCTGGACATCGCCGGGCCGGCCGTAGCGGATTCCAATTAACCACGATCAAGTTCAAACCGGGCGCGCTTGCCTAGACTGCGGCGCATGGAAACGAGTACTAC
This genomic stretch from Thauera sp. GDN1 harbors:
- a CDS encoding cytochrome c, with translation MSGIFTKSMARNIFYGGTVFFFLLFLALTFDTERELPNRDNRAAITPQVAAGKHIWETRNCLGCHTLLGEGAYFAPELGNVYTRRGPDFIKAWMQAQPTGAPGRRQMPQFHLTDEELDQLVAFFKYTAEINTANWPPNIEG
- a CDS encoding cbb3-type cytochrome c oxidase subunit I is translated as MQYKSQAVAMPYFIAAIGLFVGQIIFGLIMGLQYVVGDFLFPEIPFNVARMVHTNLLIVWLLFGFMGAAYYLVPEETETELFSPKLGLAMFWIFLVAGAATILGYLLVPYSTLASMTGNDILATMGREFLEQPLLTKIGIVIVALAFLFNITMTVLKGRKTVISIVLLMGLWGLAIFFLFSFYNPVNLVRDKFYWWWVVHLWVEGVWELIMAALLAFVLIKVTGVDREVIEKWLYVIITLALVTGIIGTGHHYFWIGTPEYWQWWGSIFSALEPIPFFAMTVFAFNMVNRRRREHPNRAAVLWALGTGVMAFLGAGVWGFLHTLAPVNYYTHGSQITAAHGHMAFYGAYVMVVLTVISYAMPILRGRAANGTKAQVVEMWAFWLMTIAMVFITLFLTAAGILQVWLQRVSDTPMSFMATQDQLTLFYWMREWAGVVFFIGLLTYLASFFIKGEAKDVKA
- a CDS encoding quinone-dependent dihydroorotate dehydrogenase, encoding MLYELIRPLLFSLDPENAHDLTLHGLHFAGKLLPPGQPEPADPVEVMGLRFPNRIGLAAGLDKNGEAIDGLARLGFGFLEIGTITPRPQPGNPRPRMFRLPEVQGIINRMGFNNHGVDALIAHVREAKYRGILGINIGKNFDTPIENAADDYLACLDKVYALASYVTVNISSPNTKNLRQLQGESELDDLLGRLKAAQTRLADSHGRYVPLTLKIAPDLDDAQVVNIADALRRHRIDGVIATNTTIARDKVQGIRHGNEQGGLSGAPVFEASTAVVRRLASALAGELPIIAAGGVLDGTQARAKLDAGAALVQLYSGLIYRGPGLVRECVRATA
- a CDS encoding BMP family ABC transporter substrate-binding protein, yielding MIQRRQFMLSAAALAVAATLPLTAAAEAPAKIGFVYVSPIGDAGWTYQHDEGRKVLEKALGSKIETRYVESVAEGADAERVIREFAASGSTIVFATSFGYMNYVERVARQFPKVTFLHATGYKSAKNFAPYNARFYEGRYLNGVIAGKMTKSNVLGYVGAFPIPEVLQGINAFTMGARSVNPNVEVRVIWANSWYDPGKEREAAMTLISQGADMLTHHTDSTATVQAAEEKGVHAFAYHSDMAKYGPKAQLTATTHHWGEFYTRTVQAVLDGSWKPEGVWGGMKDGMIKLAPLNPAIPADVQALVRDIEAKITAGSFHPFTGPVVDQGGKERLAAGAVMDDAALGKMDYFVQGVSSRLPNAR
- a CDS encoding N-acetylmuramoyl-L-alanine amidase; translated protein: MIGLVATAAGADGGPAAGAPGWVAVDVGHTLAAPGATSARGRSEFEFNREFAGRMVAALRARGFRVELINADGRIESLHARPQAATGASFLLSIHHDSVNAQELRPWDWNGQALDYNDDFAGHSLFVSRDNPDTARSILCGRVIGARLQRLGFEPTHKNGRRRAYADREHAVHYYDGLAVLRHARMPALLFEAGIIKNRDEEVLLRDAARQARMADGIATALAACLRNGQPADDEAGADRR
- a CDS encoding glyceraldehyde 3-phosphate dehydrogenase NAD-binding domain-containing protein; the encoded protein is MPAATASRSATRPAFRIAINGYGRIGRCYLRALHEAGLGGQFRVVAINEPADLASIAYLTRFDSTHGRFPDAVDCTEDTLIVAGQSIVVSHAHTPEEVDWAALEIDLLVECSGQYGGRSELKRFLDAGCPRLLLSHPGNGAEDVDATVVFGINHGELDGREGLVSNASCTTNAVVPVLDLLHRAIGIEQALLTTLHSAMNDQPLIDGYHHTDLRRTRSAMQSIIPVSTGLARGVERLLPQLAGRVKAKAIRVPTHNVSAIDMVLTLARDIEPGEVNRLLREAAGGCYRGLIAYSDEAHASIDFNHDPHSAIVDGGQTHSIGPRMVNLMVWFDNEWGFASRMVDVTRHWLDIAGPAVADSN